The DNA segment GTTACCACCTGCACCTCCTGGTCCATGAGCAGTTCCATGGCCATCCGCTGTTCCTTGTTCCGGGGCCGGATTTTCCAGGCGCTGTCAAACCGGGAGTTGAGGTGTACCAGGCCGACACCAGCCACCATTCTCCCCATGCCGGTATGCTTTTCATTGGCCTGGTCCTTAAGGAGAACAAACTCGTTGGGAACCACGTCCGCCGACTCGATGGCCAGGACATCATTATTAAAAAACTCGTCAACAGTGTGACCAGGGACCAGCATCTCCCGGTACCCGGTAAACAGCTCGTCAAAGTTGACCGTCTGTTTTTCAAAATCCCGGACCTCCAGCCCCAGGGCGTCCGCCTTGAGCCGGGCACTGATGTCCTTGGACACGAAGATCACCCGCTTGCCTTGCTGCAGTAAATTATAGGCCACGGCCAGGATCCGGTTGTCCGGCACCGACATGTCCATCCCGGGCAGCGGCTTGATCTCCTTCTGGTCGATGGTGATCATCAGCGAGCCGCCGTTCTCGGTTTCCACCCCCTTGCCCAGGCTGCCCCTGCCCCGGAGGAGGTCCAGCTTCCGGATCACCTGGCGGGCATTGCGGCCCAACTCGTCGCTATGGGATTTGAACTTGTCCAGCTCCTCAATGACCGTCATCGGCAGGATAATGGTGTTGTCGTCAAAGGAATCAATGGCCTCTGCATTGTGCAGCAGGACATTGGTATCAAGAACAAAATATTTTTTCATACACCCTTCCGTTTATATGAAAGTCGCCACCAGGCGCCAGCCTTGCCATGCCGGAGTGACGTCTTTCATTATTTCGTTGTGGCTGGACAAATATGGTCCAGCCATGCTGGTTGGTAAAAAATTGTTGCTTCCTGCTGTTATCGATTCAGATATCCAGATAGGTCGTATCCCGGTTCAAAACCTCGCAGCCGGTCTCACTGACCACCACCATGTTCTCCAGCCGGATCCCGCCCCAGCCCGGCAGATAGATCCCCGGTTCCACGGTAACCACCATCCCGGGTTTTAATTTTTTCCTGCTCCAGCGGTTAAGGCCTGGAGATTCATGCACCGCCAGCCCCACCCCATGGCCCAGGCCGTGGCCGAACCGTCGGCCATGACCGGCCTTGCCAATCACGCTCCGGGCGGCCCGGTCCACCGACCTTGCCGTCACCCCGGGCCGAATTGCATTGATCCCGGCCAACTGGGCCCGGCGGACCAGGCGGAACAGCTCCACGGTCCGGCGGTCCGGCCGGCCCAGGACCACGGTCCTGGTCATATCCGAGCAGTAACCGTCAAGCCGCACCCCCATGTCGATGACCACTGGTTCGCCCGCCCTGAGCCGGTGGTCGGTGGGCAGCGCATGGGGCAGGGCGGAGTTGGGACCGCTGGCGACAATGGTGGCAAAGCTGGGACCCTCGGCCCCCCTGACCCGCATCCCGGCCTCGATTGTCCACGCCACCTCCTTTTCGCTGATCCCGGGTTTGAGTTGGGCATAAACCTCCTGAAACACCTCTTCATTCATCCGCACCGCCCGTCTGATCTTAACCAGCTCCTCAGAACCCTTGCACACCCGCAGCCCCTCGACCAGACCGGTGACCGGCCTGACTTCAACCCCCGGCCCCTTCAGGGACTCGATGATCCGTTCCGCTGTGACATGGGTTACCCCGTCACCCTCAAAGGCCACTCTTTTCAGGCCCAGCCGGCCCACCAGCTTTTGCAGCAACGAAACCAGGCCGCGCGGATAGAGAACAACCTCAAAACCCTTGGCCTCGGCCTCGGCCTGGAGCTGATA comes from the Desulfobacterales bacterium genome and includes:
- a CDS encoding PhoH family protein — encoded protein: MKKYFVLDTNVLLHNAEAIDSFDDNTIILPMTVIEELDKFKSHSDELGRNARQVIRKLDLLRGRGSLGKGVETENGGSLMITIDQKEIKPLPGMDMSVPDNRILAVAYNLLQQGKRVIFVSKDISARLKADALGLEVRDFEKQTVNFDELFTGYREMLVPGHTVDEFFNNDVLAIESADVVPNEFVLLKDQANEKHTGMGRMVAGVGLVHLNSRFDSAWKIRPRNKEQRMAMELLMDQEVQVVTLVGQAGTGKTLLALAAGLETTLRLKQYDKLLVSRPVIPLGKDIGYLPGTKDEKLSLWMQPIFDNLTYLVGEDRKREDNGASVRHKVDNLLRDKVVELEALSYIRGRSIPRQYVIVDEAQNLTPHEVKTIVSRAGEGTKMVLTGDPYQIDNPYLDSRSNGLTYTVERLRGQVVHGHVTLKKSERSALAGIAAEYL
- a CDS encoding Xaa-Pro peptidase family protein, with product MRCRRLQALLVTNPENRYYLSGFTALDPSLSESAGALLIPGSGAPYLLTDFRYQLQAEAEAKGFEVVLYPRGLVSLLQKLVGRLGLKRVAFEGDGVTHVTAERIIESLKGPGVEVRPVTGLVEGLRVCKGSEELVKIRRAVRMNEEVFQEVYAQLKPGISEKEVAWTIEAGMRVRGAEGPSFATIVASGPNSALPHALPTDHRLRAGEPVVIDMGVRLDGYCSDMTRTVVLGRPDRRTVELFRLVRRAQLAGINAIRPGVTARSVDRAARSVIGKAGHGRRFGHGLGHGVGLAVHESPGLNRWSRKKLKPGMVVTVEPGIYLPGWGGIRLENMVVVSETGCEVLNRDTTYLDI